ATCCGTCGGCCACCCACTGGAGCTGGACCGCGTGCTCGGCTACGAGGCCAATTTTGCCGGTACCTCTTTCGCCACTATCGATAAATGGCGCAGCGGCAAATTCCAATACGGCAGCGACAAGGTCAACCTGTTTGCCGATAAGGTACAGCCCGGCTCTCTCGGCGCCGTCGGCTACGACGATGAAGGCGTGAAGACCCGCAACTGGGATCTGGTAAAAGACGGTGTGCTGGTGAACTATCAGGCCACCCGCGACCAGGTACATATGCTGGGGCAAAAGGAATCCCACGGCTGCTGCTACGCCGACAGCTGGTCCAGCGTGCAATTCCAGCGCATGTCCAACGTTTCGCTGTTGCCTGGCAAGGAGGAGCTGAGCGTCGACGATATGATCAAGGATGTGGAGAAAGGCATTTATATTGTGGGTGCCGGTTCCTTCTCCATCGATCAGCAGCGCTACAACTTCCAGTTTGGTGGACAACTGTTCTACGAGATTGAAGACGGCAAGATTACCGGCATGGTGGAGGATGTCGCCTACCAGTCCAACACCCAGGAATTCTGGAATGCCTGTTCGCAGGTCTGCGGCAAAGATGATTATCGTCTGGGTGGTTCCTTCTTTGACGGTAAGGGACAGCCGATGCAAACCAGTGCCGTGTCCCACGGTAGTTCCACAGCACGCTTCGACGGTATCAATGTGATCAATACCAAGCGCAAGCTGGGCTAACCACTGATCCACACGGGAGCTGGCCAGCAAACCAGTCAGCTCCCAGTATTGAAAATAAATGGGTAGAAGGAAATAAGGTGCTCCGTTCGAGACCGTATGAGGCATGGATGCCGATTACGAGCGTACAGGGATGTATTTACAGCGTGTCTCGAACGGAGCACTTTCTTTCCTTTGCTCTCAACAATAAAAACCAACGCAGTAACAGAGTTATCCCGTGTCCCTCACCCGCAAGGCTTTTCTCCAGCGCCTGATCCTGGGTAGCTGCGCCGCAGCGCTGCCGCTGGGCACACGCGCACAAAATACCGCACCGGGTAGTGCACAGGAGCACTACGATTTTTATTTCACCCGCTTGATGTACGAATCCGGTGACTGGGATGTGGATCAGCGCATGCCCTCCAACCTGCTCAATTCTCTGGTGGAGTACACCAATCTCAGGGTTGACCCCAAAGAGCACATAGTGCCGCTGGCCGATAAGAAAATGCTGCTGGCGCCTTTCTGCTACCTGGCCGGACACAAGCTGGTGCAATTCACTACGGAAGAGGCAAAGAATTTTCGCGATTACGTCAATCGCGGTGGCTTTGTATTTGTTGACGACTGCAACCACGATATCGACGGTCTCTTTGCCAAATCCTTCGAAGCGCAAATGGCCGAGCTGTTTGGCGAAGACTGCCTGCAAAAACTCCCGGACAATCACGACCTCTACCGCTGTTTCTTTCAATTCGATGAATTGCCGGTAACCAGCTTTGAATTAAATGGCTGGGGTGATGATCTGGTACACGACTACCTGAAAGCCATTGTTGTAAACGGCCGTATCGCCGTGCTTTACAGCAACAAAGATTTCGGCTGCGAATGGGACTACGACTACCGCAACAAACGCTGGCTCGCCATCGATAACACAAAATTTGCGGTGAACATTGTTATTTACGCACTGACGAGCTGATTATGCTGACCACCCTGGAAAATAGTATCGAAGAACAACTGCACAGCCTCGACAATCTTCAACAGGAAATTGCGCGGGTGATTGTCGGCCAGAAACCTGTGGTGGAACAGATGCTGATCTGCCTGTTGGCCGGCGGCCACGCCCTACTCGAAGGGGTGCCGGGACTGGGTAAAACCCTGCTGGTAAAAACCCTCGCCGATGCCAGTGCGCTGGATTTTAAGCGGGTACAGTTCACCCCGGATTTAATGCCCGGAGATATTCTCGGCAGTGAGATCCTCGAAGAGGATCACAGCACCGGCAAGCGCTTTTTTAAATTCCAGCAGGGCCCGGTTTTCACCAATATCCTGCTCGCCGATGAAATTAACCGCACACCGCCGAAAACCCAGGCAGCCCTATTGGAATCCATGCAGGAAGGCTCGGTAACCGTGGGCGGTAAAACACTGAAATTGCCCGATCCTTATTTCGTACTGGCCACACAAAACCCCATCGAGCAGGCCGGCACCTATCCCCTGCCGGAAGCTCAGCTGGACCGCTTCCTGTTAAATATTCATATCGACTATCCCGATGAGCGGGATGAAGTTGAAATCCTGCGCTCCACCACCGGTGCCAGCAGGGTCAAACCCAGCCCCAGCCTGGATGCAGAGCAATTGCGCGAAATGCAGCAACTGGTGCGGGAAATTCATGTTAGCGACGATTTGTACTGCTACGTGGCGGCACTAGTGCGCGCTACCCGTATGGAAACCAGCGGCAGCGATACCCTGCAACAGTGGATCAAGTGGGGCGCCGGCCCCCGCGCGGGGCAGGCTCTGATTCTCGCCGCCAAGGCCCGCGCCCTTTTGCAACGACGCCTCGCCATCACCCGCGAGGATATCCGCAGCCTGTTACTGCCAGTGCTGCGCCACCGGGTGCTGCTCAGCTTCCAGGCCCAGGCCGATGGCGTGCAGATGCCACAGCTGATTGATGAATTACTGACGGCGGTGCCGGAACCGGGCCGGGACTGATCAGCGTGGAATACCTGTCCCCCAAAACCCTGGCCAGTTGTCGCGATCTGGTATGGCTGTCGCGGCATATCGCCGAGGGCGTAATGCTCGGTGTGCAACACAGCCAGCGCCGTGGCACCGGCCTGGAATTTCACCAATACCGAGGTTATCAAGCGGGTGATTCCATCCGCCATATCGACTGGAAACTGTTCGCCCGCAGCGATCGCTACTATGTGCGCGAGACCGAGCAGGAGAGCCGTATGCACGTGTGCTTTGTACTCGATAGCAGCGCCTCCCTGGGCCAGGCAAGTTTTATCGAGCCCAGCCTGAATAAACTGCATTACGCCAAGTGCTGGATCGCCAGCCTGTGCTGGCTGCTCAACGCCCAGGGAGACAGCTTTTCCCTATTGGCGTTTAACAGTAGCAGAACGGTTTATGTGCCCGAAGGCCAGGGCGAGAGCCACCAGCGTCAAATCGCTCTTCAGCTACAACAACTCGACGCCAGCGGCCACTGGCCAGATCGCGCTCAACTGGCGCCGCTGTGGCAATACTTTGAACGCCCCTGTCAGGTGGTGTTACTGAGTGATTTTTTTCAACAGGGCAATGAGATCGGCGATTTTGCCGCACGCCTGCATGCCGCCGGCCGCCCCTGCCTGCCACTGCAGTTGTTAGTTGAAGCCGAGCAGACTTTTCCTTTTGTCGGAGAGCTAAAGCTGCTCAATCCAGAAGTAAGCGCCGGTACGCCCGCAACTTTAGAAGTAGACGCCGAGCGGCAACGCCAGTCTTACCTGGATACTTTTGCTCAAGCACAGAGCGAGTTAAAAGCACGCTTTGCCGCACAGGAGTGTTCACTGCAGACCGACCTTATCGAGAAGCCTGTGGAAAAGTCACTGCGGCAATTTATTCAGCTGCACGGCAGGTTGTGCTGAGATGTTGTGGATAAATAACTTATTTCAATCCCCACAGTGGCTATGGCTATTCACAGCCCTGATTATCCCTATCGCCATTCATTTGCTGCGCCGAAGTAATCCACAGCAGATCTCCTTTGCTGCGCTGCAATGGGTACAAAGATATTCACAGAGTCGCGCGCGCCGCCCTATTGTGGATAACAAGTGGTTGCTGCTATTGCGCCTGCTAATCGTCGTACTGCTGGCAGGTTTATTGGCACAGCCGCTGATTAAACGGGAAATTTATCCCCAAGAGGGCGTGATACTGGTAGACCCCAGAATTGGGGCGGGCGAAGCGAATACATTTATCCACAATTCACTGCCACAG
This DNA window, taken from Microbulbifer sp. VAAF005, encodes the following:
- a CDS encoding DUF4159 domain-containing protein; this encodes MSLTRKAFLQRLILGSCAAALPLGTRAQNTAPGSAQEHYDFYFTRLMYESGDWDVDQRMPSNLLNSLVEYTNLRVDPKEHIVPLADKKMLLAPFCYLAGHKLVQFTTEEAKNFRDYVNRGGFVFVDDCNHDIDGLFAKSFEAQMAELFGEDCLQKLPDNHDLYRCFFQFDELPVTSFELNGWGDDLVHDYLKAIVVNGRIAVLYSNKDFGCEWDYDYRNKRWLAIDNTKFAVNIVIYALTS
- a CDS encoding MoxR family ATPase; its protein translation is MLTTLENSIEEQLHSLDNLQQEIARVIVGQKPVVEQMLICLLAGGHALLEGVPGLGKTLLVKTLADASALDFKRVQFTPDLMPGDILGSEILEEDHSTGKRFFKFQQGPVFTNILLADEINRTPPKTQAALLESMQEGSVTVGGKTLKLPDPYFVLATQNPIEQAGTYPLPEAQLDRFLLNIHIDYPDERDEVEILRSTTGASRVKPSPSLDAEQLREMQQLVREIHVSDDLYCYVAALVRATRMETSGSDTLQQWIKWGAGPRAGQALILAAKARALLQRRLAITREDIRSLLLPVLRHRVLLSFQAQADGVQMPQLIDELLTAVPEPGRD
- a CDS encoding DUF58 domain-containing protein encodes the protein MEYLSPKTLASCRDLVWLSRHIAEGVMLGVQHSQRRGTGLEFHQYRGYQAGDSIRHIDWKLFARSDRYYVRETEQESRMHVCFVLDSSASLGQASFIEPSLNKLHYAKCWIASLCWLLNAQGDSFSLLAFNSSRTVYVPEGQGESHQRQIALQLQQLDASGHWPDRAQLAPLWQYFERPCQVVLLSDFFQQGNEIGDFAARLHAAGRPCLPLQLLVEAEQTFPFVGELKLLNPEVSAGTPATLEVDAERQRQSYLDTFAQAQSELKARFAAQECSLQTDLIEKPVEKSLRQFIQLHGRLC